One segment of Solanum lycopersicum chromosome 1, SLM_r2.1 DNA contains the following:
- the LOC101261450 gene encoding galactinol synthase 1 yields MAPAIARVTEKMAKPATNGPGPATLDRAYVTFLAGNGDYVKGVIGLAKGLRKVKSVYPLVVAVLPDVPPEHRRMLEEQGCIVREIEPVYPPENQTQFAMAYYVINYSKLRIWEFVEYKKLIYLDGDIQVYDNIDHLFDLPDGYLYAVMDCFCEKTWSHTPQYKIGYCQQCPDKVKWPSEDLGQPPSLYFNAGMFVFEPSLRTYHDLLKKLQITPPTPFAEQDFLNMYFKNIYRPIPLVYNLVLAMLWRHPENVELDKVKVVHYCAAGSKPWRYTGKEENMEREDIKLLVKKWWDIYNDESLDYNRSVGMNQVNVIGAAGAVNQLQPLIAAAMSQASAVKYVTAPSAA; encoded by the exons ATGGCTCCGGCGATCGCTAGAGTAACCGAGAAAATGGCGAAACCGGCAACCAACGGGCCGGGTCCTGCTACATTGGACCGGGCCTACGTTACGTTTTTGGCGGGAAatggtgattatgtgaaaggtgtgatTGGATTAGCAAAAGGTTTGAGGAAGGTCAAATCGGTGTATCCGCTGGTTGTGGCGGTGCTGCCGGACGTTCCGCCGGAGCACCGCCGTATGCTGGAGGAGCAAGGCTGTATAGTGAGAGAGATTGAGCCTGTTTACCCACCTGAAAACCAAACTCAATTTGCTATGGCTTATTACGTCATCAACTACTCCAAGCTTCGTATTTGGGAG TTTGTGGAATACAAGAAGTTGATCTACCTAGATGGTGACATTCAGGTGTATGACAACATAGATCATTTGTTTGATTTGCCAGATGGTTACTTGTACGCTGTAATGGACTGTTTCTGTGAGAAAACATGGAGTCACACGCCTCAATACAAGATCGGCTACTGTCAACAGTGTCCGGACAAAGTTAAGTGGCCTAGTGAGGACTTAGGTCAGCCACCATCCCTATATTTTAACGCAGGAATGTTCGTGTTTGAGCCCAGCCTCCGCACTTACCACGATCTCTTGAAGAAACTTCAAATCACCCCTCCTACTCCTTTTGCAGAGCAG GATTTCCTGAATATGTATTTCAAGAACATCTACAGACCTATACCTCTAGTCTACAATCTTGTTCTAGCAATGTTATGGCGTCATCCCGAGAATGTTGAGCTTGATAAAGTGAAAGTTGTACACTATTGTGCAGCG GGATCAAAGCCGTGGAGGTACACCGGGAAAGAAGAGAACATGGAAAGGGAAGATATAAAATTACTGGTGAAGAAATGGTGGGACATTTACAACGACGAGTCTCTGGACTACAATAGATCAGTTGGCATGAACCAAGTGAATGTGATAGGTGCTGCAGGAGCAGTGAACCAGCTTCAACCACTGATTGCTGCTGCTATGTCCCAGGCTAGCGCGGTCAAATACGTAACTGCTCCCTCGGCTGCTTAA